A stretch of the Elephas maximus indicus isolate mEleMax1 chromosome 3, mEleMax1 primary haplotype, whole genome shotgun sequence genome encodes the following:
- the LOC126073922 gene encoding uncharacterized protein LOC126073922 isoform X2: MLATKITELGCPQTSIPYTLATKITALGCPQTSISYTLATKITALGCPQTSIPYTLATKITALGCPQTSIPYTLATKITALGCPQTSIPYTLATKITALGCPQTSIQYTLATKITALGCPQTSIPYTLATKITAPGCPQTSIPYTLATKITALGCPQTRIQYTLATKVTVLGCPQTSIPYTLATKITALGCPQTSIPYTLATKITALGCPQTGVQYTLATKVTALGCPQTSIPYTLTTKITALGCPQTSIQYTLATKITALGCPQTSIPYTLATKITALGCPQTSIQYTLATKITALGCPQTSIQYMLATKITALGCPRTSIPYTLATKITALGCPQTSIPYTLATKITALGRPQTSIQYTLATKVTALGCPQTSIPYTLATKMTALGCPQTSIPYTLATKITALGCPQTSIQYTLATKITALGCPQTSIQYTLATKVTALGCPQTSIPDTLATKITALGCPQTSIPYTLATKITALGSPQTSIPYTMATKITALGCPQTSIQYTLATKITALGCPQTSIPYTLATKITALGCPQTSIQYTLATKVTALGCPQTSILYTLATKITALGCPQTSIQYTLATKVTALGCPQTSIQYTLATKITALGCPQTSIPYTLATKITALGCPQTSVQYPLATKVTALGCPQTSIPYTLATKITVLGCPQTSIQYTLATKMTALGCPQTSIPYTLATKITALGCPQTIIPYTLATKIIALNYL, from the exons ATGCTGGCCACTAAGATCACTGAACTGGGCTGTCCTCAGACAAGTATTCCGTACACGCTGGCCACTAAGATCACTGCACTGGGCTGTCCTCAGACAAGTATTTCGTACACACTGGCCACTAAGATCACTGCACTGGGCTGTCCTCAGACAAGTATTCCGTACACGCTGGCCACTAAGATCACTGCACTGGGCTGTCCTCAGACCAGTATTCCGTACACGCTGGCCACTAAGATCACTGCACTGGGCTGTCCTCAGACAAGTATTCCGTACACGCTGGCCACTAAGATCACTGCACTGGGCTGTCCTCAGACCAGTATTCAGTACACACTGGCCACTAAGATCACTGCACTGGGCTGTCCTCAGACAAGTATTCCGTACACACTGGCCACTAAGATCACTGCACCGGGCTGTCCTCAGACAAGTATTCCGTACACACTGGCCACTAAGATCACTGCACTGGGCTGTCCTCAGACACGTATTCAGTACACACTGGCCACTAAGGTCACTGTACTGGGCTGTCCTCAGACCAGTATTCCGTACACACTGGCCACTAAGATCACTGCACTGGGCTGTCCTCAGACAAGTATTCCGTACACGCTGGCCACTAAGATCACTGCACTGGGCTGTCCTCAGACAGGTGTTCAGTACACACTGGCCACTAAG GTCACTGCACTGGGCTGTCCTCAGACAAGTATTCCGTACACACTGACCACTAAGATCACTGCACTGGGCTGTCCTCAGACCAGTATTCAGTACACACTGGCCACTAAGATCACTGCACTGGGCTGTCCTCAGACAAGTATTCCGTACACGCTGGCCACTAAGATCACTGCACTGGGCTGTCCTCAGACCAGTATTCAGTACACACTGGCCACTAAGATCACTGCACTGGGCTGTCCTCAGACCAGTATTCAGTACATGCTGGCCACTAAGATCACTGCACTGGGCTGTCCTCGGACCAGTATTCCGTACACGCTGGCCACTAAGATCACTGCACTGGGCTGTCCTCAGACAAGTATTCCGTACACGCTGGCCACTAAGATCACTGCACTGGGCCGTCCTCAGACCAGTATTCAGTACACACTGGCCACTAAGGTCACTGCACTGGGCTGTCCTCAGACCAGTATTCCGTACACACTGGCCACTAAGATGACTGCACTGGGCTGTCCTCAGACAAGTATTCCGTACACGCTGGCCACTAAGATCACTGCACTGGGCTGTCCTCAGACCAGTATTCAGTACACACTGGCCACTAAG ATCACTGCACTGGGCTGTCCTCAGACCAGTATTCAGTACACACTGGCCACTAAGGTCACTGCACTGGGCTGTCCTCAGACCAGTATTCCGGACACGCTGGCCACTAAGATCACTGCACTGGGCTGTCCTCAGACCAGTATTCCGTACACGCTGGCCACTAAGATCACTGCACTGGGCTCTCCTCAGACAAGTATTCCGTACACGATGGCCACTAAGATCACTGCACTGGGCTGTCCTCAGACAAGTATTCAGTACACACTGGCCACTAAG ATCACTGCACTGGGCTGTCCTCAGACAAGTATTCCGTACACGCTGGCCACTAAGATCACTGCACTGGGCTGTCCTCAGACAAGTATTCAGTACACACTGGCCACTAAGGTCACTGCACTGGGCTGTCCTCAGACCAGTATTCTGTACACGCTGGCCACTAAGATCACTGCACTGGGCTGTCCTCAGACCAGTATTCAGTACACACTGGCCACTAAGGTCACTGCACTGGGCTGTCCTCAGACCAGTATTCAGTACACACTGGCCACTAAGATCACTGCACTGGGCTGTCCTCAGACAAGTATTCCGTACACGCTGGCCACTAAGATCACTGCACTGGGCTGTCCTCAGACAAGTGTTCAGTACCCACTGGCCACTAAGGTCACTGCACTGGGCTGTCCTCAGACAAGTATTCCGTACACGCTGGCCACTAAGATCACTGTACTGGGCTGTCCTCAGACCAGTATTCAGTACACACTGGCCACTAAGATGACTGCACTGGGCTGTCCTCAGACAAGTATTCCGTACACGCTGGCCACTAAGATCACTGCACTGGGCTGTCCTCAGACCATTATTCCGTACACACTGGCCACTAAGATCATTGCACTGAACTATCTTTAG
- the LOC126073922 gene encoding periaxin-like isoform X5, whose amino-acid sequence MLATKITELGCPQTSIPYTLATKITALGCPQTSISYTLATKITALGCPQTSIPYTLATKITALGCPQTSIPYTLATKITALGCPQTSIPYTLATKITALGCPQTSIQYTLATKITALGCPQTSIPYTLATKITAPGCPQTSIPYTLATKITALGCPQTRIQYTLATKVTVLGCPQTSIPYTLATKITALGCPQTSIPYTLATKITALGCPQTGVQYTLATKVTALGSPQTSIPYTLATKVTALGCPQTSIPYTLTTKITALGCPQTSIQYTLATKITALGCPQTSIPYTLATKITALGCPQTSIQYTLATKITALGCPQTSIQYMLATKITALGCPRTSIPYTLATKITALGCPQTSIPYTLATKITALGRPQTSIQYTLATKVTALGCPQTSIPYTLATKMTALGCPQTSIPYTLATKITALGCPQTSIQYTLATKITALGCPQTSIQYTLATKVTALGCPQTSIPDTLATKITALGCPQTSIPYTLATKITALGSPQTSIPYTMATKITALGCPQTSIQYTLATKITALGCPQTSIPYTLATKITALGCPQTSIQYTLATKITALGCPQTSIQYTLATKVTALGCPQTSIQYTLATKITALGCPQTSIPYTLATKITALGCPQTSVQYPLATKVTALGCPQTSIPYTLATKITVLGCPQTSIQYTLATKMTALGCPQTSIPYTLATKITALGCPQTIIPYTLATKIIALNYL is encoded by the exons ATGCTGGCCACTAAGATCACTGAACTGGGCTGTCCTCAGACAAGTATTCCGTACACGCTGGCCACTAAGATCACTGCACTGGGCTGTCCTCAGACAAGTATTTCGTACACACTGGCCACTAAGATCACTGCACTGGGCTGTCCTCAGACAAGTATTCCGTACACGCTGGCCACTAAGATCACTGCACTGGGCTGTCCTCAGACCAGTATTCCGTACACGCTGGCCACTAAGATCACTGCACTGGGCTGTCCTCAGACAAGTATTCCGTACACGCTGGCCACTAAGATCACTGCACTGGGCTGTCCTCAGACCAGTATTCAGTACACACTGGCCACTAAGATCACTGCACTGGGCTGTCCTCAGACAAGTATTCCGTACACACTGGCCACTAAGATCACTGCACCGGGCTGTCCTCAGACAAGTATTCCGTACACACTGGCCACTAAGATCACTGCACTGGGCTGTCCTCAGACACGTATTCAGTACACACTGGCCACTAAGGTCACTGTACTGGGCTGTCCTCAGACCAGTATTCCGTACACACTGGCCACTAAGATCACTGCACTGGGCTGTCCTCAGACAAGTATTCCGTACACGCTGGCCACTAAGATCACTGCACTGGGCTGTCCTCAGACAGGTGTTCAGTACACACTGGCCACTAAGGTCACTGCACTGGGCTCTCCTCAGACAAGTATTCCGTACACGCTGGCCACTAAGGTCACTGCACTGGGCTGTCCTCAGACAAGTATTCCGTACACACTGACCACTAAGATCACTGCACTGGGCTGTCCTCAGACCAGTATTCAGTACACACTGGCCACTAAGATCACTGCACTGGGCTGTCCTCAGACAAGTATTCCGTACACGCTGGCCACTAAGATCACTGCACTGGGCTGTCCTCAGACCAGTATTCAGTACACACTGGCCACTAAGATCACTGCACTGGGCTGTCCTCAGACCAGTATTCAGTACATGCTGGCCACTAAGATCACTGCACTGGGCTGTCCTCGGACCAGTATTCCGTACACGCTGGCCACTAAGATCACTGCACTGGGCTGTCCTCAGACAAGTATTCCGTACACGCTGGCCACTAAGATCACTGCACTGGGCCGTCCTCAGACCAGTATTCAGTACACACTGGCCACTAAGGTCACTGCACTGGGCTGTCCTCAGACCAGTATTCCGTACACACTGGCCACTAAGATGACTGCACTGGGCTGTCCTCAGACAAGTATTCCGTACACGCTGGCCACTAAGATCACTGCACTGGGCTGTCCTCAGACCAGTATTCAGTACACACTGGCCACTAAG ATCACTGCACTGGGCTGTCCTCAGACCAGTATTCAGTACACACTGGCCACTAAGGTCACTGCACTGGGCTGTCCTCAGACCAGTATTCCGGACACGCTGGCCACTAAGATCACTGCACTGGGCTGTCCTCAGACCAGTATTCCGTACACGCTGGCCACTAAGATCACTGCACTGGGCTCTCCTCAGACAAGTATTCCGTACACGATGGCCACTAAGATCACTGCACTGGGCTGTCCTCAGACAAGTATTCAGTACACACTGGCCACTAAG ATCACTGCACTGGGCTGTCCTCAGACAAGTATTCCGTACACGCTGGCCACTAAGATCACTGCACTGGGCTGTCCTCAGACAAGTATTCAGTACACACTGGCCACTAAG ATCACTGCACTGGGCTGTCCTCAGACCAGTATTCAGTACACACTGGCCACTAAGGTCACTGCACTGGGCTGTCCTCAGACCAGTATTCAGTACACACTGGCCACTAAGATCACTGCACTGGGCTGTCCTCAGACAAGTATTCCGTACACGCTGGCCACTAAGATCACTGCACTGGGCTGTCCTCAGACAAGTGTTCAGTACCCACTGGCCACTAAGGTCACTGCACTGGGCTGTCCTCAGACAAGTATTCCGTACACGCTGGCCACTAAGATCACTGTACTGGGCTGTCCTCAGACCAGTATTCAGTACACACTGGCCACTAAGATGACTGCACTGGGCTGTCCTCAGACAAGTATTCCGTACACGCTGGCCACTAAGATCACTGCACTGGGCTGTCCTCAGACCATTATTCCGTACACACTGGCCACTAAGATCATTGCACTGAACTATCTTTAG
- the LOC126073922 gene encoding periaxin-like isoform X24 yields MLATKITELGCPQTSIPYTLATKITALGCPQTSISYTLATKITALGCPQTSIPYTLATKITALGCPQTSIPYTLATKITALGCPQTSIPYTLATKITALGCPQTSIQYTLATKITALGCPQTSIPYTLATKITAPGCPQTSIPYTLATKITALGCPQTRIQYTLATKVTVLGCPQTSIPYTLATKITALGCPQTSIPYTLATKITALGCPQTGVQYTLATKVTALGSPQTSIPYTLATKVTALGCPQTSIPYTLTTKITALGCPQTSIQYTLATKITALGCPQTSIPYTLATKITALGCPQTSIQYTLATKITALGCPQTSIQYMLATKITALGCPRTSIPYTLATKITALGCPQTSIPYTLATKITALGRPQTSIQYTLATKVTALGCPQTSIPYTLATKMTALGCPQTSIPYTLATKITALGCPQTSIQYTLATKITALGCPQTSIQYTLATKVTALGCPQTSIPDTLATKITALGCPQTSIPYTLATKITALGSPQTSIPYTMATKITALGCPQTSIQYTLATKVTALGCPQTSIPYTLATKITVLGCPQTSIQYTLATKMTALGCPQTSIPYTLATKITALGCPQTIIPYTLATKIIALNYL; encoded by the exons ATGCTGGCCACTAAGATCACTGAACTGGGCTGTCCTCAGACAAGTATTCCGTACACGCTGGCCACTAAGATCACTGCACTGGGCTGTCCTCAGACAAGTATTTCGTACACACTGGCCACTAAGATCACTGCACTGGGCTGTCCTCAGACAAGTATTCCGTACACGCTGGCCACTAAGATCACTGCACTGGGCTGTCCTCAGACCAGTATTCCGTACACGCTGGCCACTAAGATCACTGCACTGGGCTGTCCTCAGACAAGTATTCCGTACACGCTGGCCACTAAGATCACTGCACTGGGCTGTCCTCAGACCAGTATTCAGTACACACTGGCCACTAAGATCACTGCACTGGGCTGTCCTCAGACAAGTATTCCGTACACACTGGCCACTAAGATCACTGCACCGGGCTGTCCTCAGACAAGTATTCCGTACACACTGGCCACTAAGATCACTGCACTGGGCTGTCCTCAGACACGTATTCAGTACACACTGGCCACTAAGGTCACTGTACTGGGCTGTCCTCAGACCAGTATTCCGTACACACTGGCCACTAAGATCACTGCACTGGGCTGTCCTCAGACAAGTATTCCGTACACGCTGGCCACTAAGATCACTGCACTGGGCTGTCCTCAGACAGGTGTTCAGTACACACTGGCCACTAAGGTCACTGCACTGGGCTCTCCTCAGACAAGTATTCCGTACACGCTGGCCACTAAGGTCACTGCACTGGGCTGTCCTCAGACAAGTATTCCGTACACACTGACCACTAAGATCACTGCACTGGGCTGTCCTCAGACCAGTATTCAGTACACACTGGCCACTAAGATCACTGCACTGGGCTGTCCTCAGACAAGTATTCCGTACACGCTGGCCACTAAGATCACTGCACTGGGCTGTCCTCAGACCAGTATTCAGTACACACTGGCCACTAAGATCACTGCACTGGGCTGTCCTCAGACCAGTATTCAGTACATGCTGGCCACTAAGATCACTGCACTGGGCTGTCCTCGGACCAGTATTCCGTACACGCTGGCCACTAAGATCACTGCACTGGGCTGTCCTCAGACAAGTATTCCGTACACGCTGGCCACTAAGATCACTGCACTGGGCCGTCCTCAGACCAGTATTCAGTACACACTGGCCACTAAGGTCACTGCACTGGGCTGTCCTCAGACCAGTATTCCGTACACACTGGCCACTAAGATGACTGCACTGGGCTGTCCTCAGACAAGTATTCCGTACACGCTGGCCACTAAGATCACTGCACTGGGCTGTCCTCAGACCAGTATTCAGTACACACTGGCCACTAAG ATCACTGCACTGGGCTGTCCTCAGACCAGTATTCAGTACACACTGGCCACTAAGGTCACTGCACTGGGCTGTCCTCAGACCAGTATTCCGGACACGCTGGCCACTAAGATCACTGCACTGGGCTGTCCTCAGACCAGTATTCCGTACACGCTGGCCACTAAGATCACTGCACTGGGCTCTCCTCAGACAAGTATTCCGTACACGATGGCCACTAAGATCACTGCACTGGGCTGTCCTCAGACAAGTATTCAGTACACACTGGCCACTAAG GTCACTGCACTGGGCTGTCCTCAGACAAGTATTCCGTACACGCTGGCCACTAAGATCACTGTACTGGGCTGTCCTCAGACCAGTATTCAGTACACACTGGCCACTAAGATGACTGCACTGGGCTGTCCTCAGACAAGTATTCCGTACACGCTGGCCACTAAGATCACTGCACTGGGCTGTCCTCAGACCATTATTCCGTACACACTGGCCACTAAGATCATTGCACTGAACTATCTTTAG
- the LOC126073922 gene encoding periaxin-like isoform X16, with product MLATKITELGCPQTSIPYTLATKITALGCPQTSISYTLATKITALGCPQTSIPYTLATKITALGCPQTSIPYTLATKITALGCPQTSIPYTLATKITALGCPQTSIQYTLATKITALGCPQTSIPYTLATKITAPGCPQTSIPYTLATKITALGCPQTRIQYTLATKVTVLGCPQTSIPYTLATKITALGCPQTSIPYTLATKITALGCPQTGVQYTLATKVTALGSPQTSIPYTLATKVTALGCPQTSIPYTLTTKITALGCPQTSIQYTLATKITALGCPQTSIPYTLATKITALGCPQTSIQYTLATKITALGCPQTSIQYMLATKITALGCPRTSIPYTLATKITALGCPQTSIPYTLATKITALGRPQTSIQYTLATKVTALGCPQTSIPYTLATKMTALGCPQTSIPYTLATKITALGCPQTSIQYTLATKITALGCPQTSIQYTLATKVTALGCPQTSIPDTLATKITALGCPQTSIPYTLATKITALGSPQTSIPYTMATKITALGCPQTSIQYTLATKITALGCPQTSIPYTLATKITALGCPQTSIQYTLATKVTALGCPQTSIPYTLATKITVLGCPQTSIQYTLATKMTALGCPQTSIPYTLATKITALGCPQTIIPYTLATKIIALNYL from the exons ATGCTGGCCACTAAGATCACTGAACTGGGCTGTCCTCAGACAAGTATTCCGTACACGCTGGCCACTAAGATCACTGCACTGGGCTGTCCTCAGACAAGTATTTCGTACACACTGGCCACTAAGATCACTGCACTGGGCTGTCCTCAGACAAGTATTCCGTACACGCTGGCCACTAAGATCACTGCACTGGGCTGTCCTCAGACCAGTATTCCGTACACGCTGGCCACTAAGATCACTGCACTGGGCTGTCCTCAGACAAGTATTCCGTACACGCTGGCCACTAAGATCACTGCACTGGGCTGTCCTCAGACCAGTATTCAGTACACACTGGCCACTAAGATCACTGCACTGGGCTGTCCTCAGACAAGTATTCCGTACACACTGGCCACTAAGATCACTGCACCGGGCTGTCCTCAGACAAGTATTCCGTACACACTGGCCACTAAGATCACTGCACTGGGCTGTCCTCAGACACGTATTCAGTACACACTGGCCACTAAGGTCACTGTACTGGGCTGTCCTCAGACCAGTATTCCGTACACACTGGCCACTAAGATCACTGCACTGGGCTGTCCTCAGACAAGTATTCCGTACACGCTGGCCACTAAGATCACTGCACTGGGCTGTCCTCAGACAGGTGTTCAGTACACACTGGCCACTAAGGTCACTGCACTGGGCTCTCCTCAGACAAGTATTCCGTACACGCTGGCCACTAAGGTCACTGCACTGGGCTGTCCTCAGACAAGTATTCCGTACACACTGACCACTAAGATCACTGCACTGGGCTGTCCTCAGACCAGTATTCAGTACACACTGGCCACTAAGATCACTGCACTGGGCTGTCCTCAGACAAGTATTCCGTACACGCTGGCCACTAAGATCACTGCACTGGGCTGTCCTCAGACCAGTATTCAGTACACACTGGCCACTAAGATCACTGCACTGGGCTGTCCTCAGACCAGTATTCAGTACATGCTGGCCACTAAGATCACTGCACTGGGCTGTCCTCGGACCAGTATTCCGTACACGCTGGCCACTAAGATCACTGCACTGGGCTGTCCTCAGACAAGTATTCCGTACACGCTGGCCACTAAGATCACTGCACTGGGCCGTCCTCAGACCAGTATTCAGTACACACTGGCCACTAAGGTCACTGCACTGGGCTGTCCTCAGACCAGTATTCCGTACACACTGGCCACTAAGATGACTGCACTGGGCTGTCCTCAGACAAGTATTCCGTACACGCTGGCCACTAAGATCACTGCACTGGGCTGTCCTCAGACCAGTATTCAGTACACACTGGCCACTAAG ATCACTGCACTGGGCTGTCCTCAGACCAGTATTCAGTACACACTGGCCACTAAGGTCACTGCACTGGGCTGTCCTCAGACCAGTATTCCGGACACGCTGGCCACTAAGATCACTGCACTGGGCTGTCCTCAGACCAGTATTCCGTACACGCTGGCCACTAAGATCACTGCACTGGGCTCTCCTCAGACAAGTATTCCGTACACGATGGCCACTAAGATCACTGCACTGGGCTGTCCTCAGACAAGTATTCAGTACACACTGGCCACTAAG ATCACTGCACTGGGCTGTCCTCAGACAAGTATTCCGTACACGCTGGCCACTAAGATCACTGCACTGGGCTGTCCTCAGACAAGTATTCAGTACACACTGGCCACTAAG GTCACTGCACTGGGCTGTCCTCAGACAAGTATTCCGTACACGCTGGCCACTAAGATCACTGTACTGGGCTGTCCTCAGACCAGTATTCAGTACACACTGGCCACTAAGATGACTGCACTGGGCTGTCCTCAGACAAGTATTCCGTACACGCTGGCCACTAAGATCACTGCACTGGGCTGTCCTCAGACCATTATTCCGTACACACTGGCCACTAAGATCATTGCACTGAACTATCTTTAG
- the LOC126073922 gene encoding uncharacterized protein LOC126073922 isoform X9, which yields MLATKITELGCPQTSIPYTLATKITALGCPQTSISYTLATKITALGCPQTSIPYTLATKITALGCPQTSIPYTLATKITALGCPQTSIPYTLATKITALGCPQTSIQYTLATKITALGCPQTSIPYTLATKITAPGCPQTSIPYTLATKITALGCPQTRIQYTLATKVTVLGCPQTSIPYTLATKITALGCPQTSIPYTLATKITALGCPQTGVQYTLATKITALGCPQTSIPYTLATKITALGCPQTSIQYTLATKITALGCPQTSIQYMLATKITALGCPRTSIPYTLATKITALGCPQTSIPYTLATKITALGRPQTSIQYTLATKVTALGCPQTSIPYTLATKMTALGCPQTSIPYTLATKITALGCPQTSIQYTLATKITALGCPQTSIQYTLATKVTALGCPQTSIPDTLATKITALGCPQTSIPYTLATKITALGSPQTSIPYTMATKITALGCPQTSIQYTLATKITALGCPQTSIPYTLATKITALGCPQTSIQYTLATKVTALGCPQTSILYTLATKITALGCPQTSIQYTLATKVTALGCPQTSIQYTLATKITALGCPQTSIPYTLATKITALGCPQTSVQYPLATKVTALGCPQTSIPYTLATKITVLGCPQTSIQYTLATKMTALGCPQTSIPYTLATKITALGCPQTIIPYTLATKIIALNYL from the exons ATGCTGGCCACTAAGATCACTGAACTGGGCTGTCCTCAGACAAGTATTCCGTACACGCTGGCCACTAAGATCACTGCACTGGGCTGTCCTCAGACAAGTATTTCGTACACACTGGCCACTAAGATCACTGCACTGGGCTGTCCTCAGACAAGTATTCCGTACACGCTGGCCACTAAGATCACTGCACTGGGCTGTCCTCAGACCAGTATTCCGTACACGCTGGCCACTAAGATCACTGCACTGGGCTGTCCTCAGACAAGTATTCCGTACACGCTGGCCACTAAGATCACTGCACTGGGCTGTCCTCAGACCAGTATTCAGTACACACTGGCCACTAAGATCACTGCACTGGGCTGTCCTCAGACAAGTATTCCGTACACACTGGCCACTAAGATCACTGCACCGGGCTGTCCTCAGACAAGTATTCCGTACACACTGGCCACTAAGATCACTGCACTGGGCTGTCCTCAGACACGTATTCAGTACACACTGGCCACTAAGGTCACTGTACTGGGCTGTCCTCAGACCAGTATTCCGTACACACTGGCCACTAAGATCACTGCACTGGGCTGTCCTCAGACAAGTATTCCGTACACGCTGGCCACTAAGATCACTGCACTGGGCTGTCCTCAGACAGGTGTTCAGTACACACTGGCCACTAAG ATCACTGCACTGGGCTGTCCTCAGACAAGTATTCCGTACACGCTGGCCACTAAGATCACTGCACTGGGCTGTCCTCAGACCAGTATTCAGTACACACTGGCCACTAAGATCACTGCACTGGGCTGTCCTCAGACCAGTATTCAGTACATGCTGGCCACTAAGATCACTGCACTGGGCTGTCCTCGGACCAGTATTCCGTACACGCTGGCCACTAAGATCACTGCACTGGGCTGTCCTCAGACAAGTATTCCGTACACGCTGGCCACTAAGATCACTGCACTGGGCCGTCCTCAGACCAGTATTCAGTACACACTGGCCACTAAGGTCACTGCACTGGGCTGTCCTCAGACCAGTATTCCGTACACACTGGCCACTAAGATGACTGCACTGGGCTGTCCTCAGACAAGTATTCCGTACACGCTGGCCACTAAGATCACTGCACTGGGCTGTCCTCAGACCAGTATTCAGTACACACTGGCCACTAAG ATCACTGCACTGGGCTGTCCTCAGACCAGTATTCAGTACACACTGGCCACTAAGGTCACTGCACTGGGCTGTCCTCAGACCAGTATTCCGGACACGCTGGCCACTAAGATCACTGCACTGGGCTGTCCTCAGACCAGTATTCCGTACACGCTGGCCACTAAGATCACTGCACTGGGCTCTCCTCAGACAAGTATTCCGTACACGATGGCCACTAAGATCACTGCACTGGGCTGTCCTCAGACAAGTATTCAGTACACACTGGCCACTAAG ATCACTGCACTGGGCTGTCCTCAGACAAGTATTCCGTACACGCTGGCCACTAAGATCACTGCACTGGGCTGTCCTCAGACAAGTATTCAGTACACACTGGCCACTAAGGTCACTGCACTGGGCTGTCCTCAGACCAGTATTCTGTACACGCTGGCCACTAAGATCACTGCACTGGGCTGTCCTCAGACCAGTATTCAGTACACACTGGCCACTAAGGTCACTGCACTGGGCTGTCCTCAGACCAGTATTCAGTACACACTGGCCACTAAGATCACTGCACTGGGCTGTCCTCAGACAAGTATTCCGTACACGCTGGCCACTAAGATCACTGCACTGGGCTGTCCTCAGACAAGTGTTCAGTACCCACTGGCCACTAAGGTCACTGCACTGGGCTGTCCTCAGACAAGTATTCCGTACACGCTGGCCACTAAGATCACTGTACTGGGCTGTCCTCAGACCAGTATTCAGTACACACTGGCCACTAAGATGACTGCACTGGGCTGTCCTCAGACAAGTATTCCGTACACGCTGGCCACTAAGATCACTGCACTGGGCTGTCCTCAGACCATTATTCCGTACACACTGGCCACTAAGATCATTGCACTGAACTATCTTTAG